The Thermoplasmataceae archaeon region ATTTTGCTGCTATGGGGTTTTTTGCATTCAGGGAAAAAGTTGGGGGTGCGGATCTGATAGGTCTTGCAAAGATATGGATTGCTGCGGCCATAATGTTTGCAGTTGTGTGGCTTTTTTCAGAAGCACTGACTAAATTTGTAGGATTCAGTGAGTATTTCTTTGTCCTGTATATCGCCCTTGGGTTTCTCGTATATTCCTTTGTTGCACGATATATCAAGATTTTCAACAGAGAAGATCATGATCTGGTCATTTCAATGTTTCCAGAGAAATATTCACGAATTAGAAAACTTATTACAGTCGTAATGCTCCACTGAATTTTCATAAGGAACTTGTAGAATTTTAAATACCCAGAATTATTACAAAAACATGGAATGGAACAAGCTCTCCAGGGCTGAGGAGAGAGTAATAGTTTACAGGGAAACTGAAACCCCATTCAGCGGTGAATACGAAACTAATTTCAGGAAAGGGACATATGTATGCAGGAGGTGCGGGGCACCTCTTTACAGGTCGGAGAATAAATTTGATGCGCACTGTGGCTGGCCAAGTTTTGATCAAGAAATTAGTGGATCAGTAAAACGCCTGCCAGATCCAGACGGAATGAGGACAGAAATAAGGTGCTCAAAATGCGATGGTCACCTCGGCCATGTTTTCCTTGGGGAGGGTTTCACCGAAAGGAATGTCAGGCATTGCGTTAACTCTATTTCCATGAGATTTATCGCGGATAAGGAAGAAGGTGAATAAGTATGAACGAGACTATCTATCTTGCAGGAGGATGCTTCTGGTGTACTGAGGCCATATTCAACGAGATTGACGGTGTTGTTAATGTTGTGTCCGGTTATTCTGGGGGAACAATGACAGATCCTACCTATGAGGATGTCTGCACCGACAAAACTGGACATGCGGAAACGATTAGGGTCATATTTGATGACTCAAAAATTACCCTCAGAGATATACTGGAAATATTCTTCGAAACCCATGATCCAACTACGTTGAACAGGCAGGGCGAAGATGTTGGAACTCAATACAGGTCCGCGGTATTCTACACAAATGATGATCAGAGAAAACTTGTCACCAGCGTCATTAAAGAACTTACAGATAAGCACAGGTTTTCAAAGCCAATAGTAACCCAGGTGGAGAAGTTCACTTCGTTCTATCCCTCTGAGGACTATCACCACAATTATTTTGCCAGGAATGGGAATGCACCCTACTGCAGGTCGGTTATTTCTCCAAAGGTACAGAAATTCAGGAAGAATTTCAAAGACAGAATCAGAGTGAATCTCTGATCTGTCTTCCCCTGGCTTGGATTTAAAGATATTGCGTGACAAGCTAATGCACAGG contains the following coding sequences:
- the msrA gene encoding peptide-methionine (S)-S-oxide reductase MsrA, yielding MNETIYLAGGCFWCTEAIFNEIDGVVNVVSGYSGGTMTDPTYEDVCTDKTGHAETIRVIFDDSKITLRDILEIFFETHDPTTLNRQGEDVGTQYRSAVFYTNDDQRKLVTSVIKELTDKHRFSKPIVTQVEKFTSFYPSEDYHHNYFARNGNAPYCRSVISPKVQKFRKNFKDRIRVNL
- a CDS encoding methionine-R-sulfoxide reductase, yielding MEWNKLSRAEERVIVYRETETPFSGEYETNFRKGTYVCRRCGAPLYRSENKFDAHCGWPSFDQEISGSVKRLPDPDGMRTEIRCSKCDGHLGHVFLGEGFTERNVRHCVNSISMRFIADKEEGE